A genome region from bacterium includes the following:
- a CDS encoding bifunctional enoyl-CoA hydratase/phosphate acetyltransferase, whose product MLKNFAQINDRVKGAARRRLAVIGAAHPHTLQAVSQAYGAGLVDALLFGPAGEIEAAARKAEVDLSHFEVRDVTGDEEIAAAAVAAVRSGDAGMLMKGSVATGIALRAVLDKEKGLRSGKLLSHIACLEVPGFDRLLWVTDGGMNIRPDQPTKAEILSNAVNTLRRLGYERPNVAVLAAVEEVNPDMPETLDAAALAQMGERGQFGACEVDGPLALDLAVDAEAARIKGVKSPVAGKADILLVPDIHTGNIFAKGLIYLGGAKVGGMVAGATAPIVLLSRADTTETKLNSIALCTAAAG is encoded by the coding sequence ATGCTCAAGAACTTCGCACAGATAAACGACCGGGTGAAGGGGGCGGCCCGCCGCCGGCTGGCCGTGATCGGAGCGGCCCACCCCCACACGCTCCAGGCTGTGTCCCAGGCGTATGGGGCCGGGCTGGTGGACGCCCTCCTCTTCGGCCCGGCGGGGGAGATTGAGGCCGCGGCCCGCAAGGCGGAGGTGGACCTCTCCCACTTCGAGGTGCGCGACGTAACCGGCGACGAGGAGATAGCCGCCGCCGCCGTGGCCGCCGTCCGCTCGGGAGATGCCGGGATGCTCATGAAGGGCAGCGTCGCAACCGGCATCGCCCTCAGGGCCGTCCTCGACAAGGAAAAGGGGCTCCGCTCCGGCAAGCTGTTGTCCCATATCGCCTGCCTGGAGGTACCGGGGTTCGACCGGCTCCTGTGGGTCACCGACGGCGGGATGAACATCCGGCCGGACCAGCCGACCAAGGCCGAGATTCTTTCCAACGCGGTGAACACCCTGCGGCGCCTGGGCTACGAACGGCCCAACGTGGCGGTGCTGGCCGCCGTGGAGGAGGTCAACCCGGACATGCCGGAGACGCTGGACGCCGCGGCGCTGGCGCAGATGGGCGAACGGGGGCAGTTCGGCGCCTGCGAGGTGGACGGCCCCCTGGCCCTGGACCTGGCCGTGGACGCCGAGGCGGCCCGCATCAAGGGCGTGAAGAGCCCCGTGGCCGGGAAGGCGGATATCCTCCTGGTCCCCGACATCCACACGGGCAACATCTTCGCCAAGGGCCTGATTTACCTCGGCGGGGCCAAGGTGGGGGGGATGGTCGCCGGGGCGACGGCGCCCATCGTCCTTCTCTCCCGGGCCGACACAACCGAGACCAAGCTCAACTCCATCGCCCTGTGCACCGCCGCGGCGGGGTAG
- a CDS encoding CvpA family protein produces the protein MGWADWLFAVVMAGMLLRGLLVGLVSEALGLVSVILAYMLAAVLYTPLGRLFAVDVAGFDVSGPIAFIVIFIAVLVGLHFLEKFLTTLIDATLAGWLNHLGGAVLGLVKGVLICAAVVLFVHRLPSGPETRRELSEGPISRPVSAFAKPLAYLVEALAPAVEDDAWWRPGLEETLGIHDGEWELLEGDDNG, from the coding sequence GTGGGCTGGGCCGATTGGCTCTTCGCCGTCGTCATGGCCGGGATGCTCCTGCGCGGGCTTCTCGTGGGCCTCGTAAGCGAGGCCCTGGGGCTGGTGAGCGTCATCCTGGCCTACATGCTCGCCGCCGTCCTCTACACGCCCCTGGGGCGGCTCTTCGCCGTGGACGTGGCCGGATTCGACGTGAGCGGGCCCATCGCCTTCATCGTGATTTTCATCGCGGTGCTGGTCGGGCTGCACTTTCTCGAAAAATTCCTGACGACGCTCATAGACGCCACCCTCGCCGGCTGGCTGAACCACCTCGGGGGCGCGGTGCTGGGCCTCGTGAAGGGCGTGCTCATCTGCGCCGCCGTGGTGCTCTTCGTCCACCGCCTGCCCTCGGGACCCGAGACGCGACGGGAGCTCTCCGAGGGGCCGATTTCACGGCCGGTGTCCGCCTTCGCCAAGCCCCTGGCCTACCTCGTCGAGGCGCTGGCCCCGGCGGTGGAGGACGACGCCTGGTGGCGGCCCGGGCTCGAAGAAACGCTGGGGATCCACGACGGCGAGTGGGAACTCTTGGAGGGAGACGATAATGGGTAG